The window AAGAGAGATAGGTAATGAAGTTTTAGAGTTAAAAAATATCTCAAAAAGCTATGATAAACCTCTTTTTAAGGATTTAAATCTCAAGATAGAAAAAAACGATAAAATCGCTCTTATAGGCACAAATGGCGTAGGCAAAAGCACCCTGGCTAAAATCATCGCTTCAAAACTAAAAGCTGATAGCGGGGATATTCATCTAGGTGCAACTATAGAACTTGGGTATTTTACGCAAGATACAAGTAGTGTTATTTGTGAAAATTTGAAACTTTATGAATGGCTCATGAGTGAGAAATTCAAGGACCTTGATGAAATTCGCAAATGTTTAGGTAGAATGCTCTTTAGTGGCAATGATCAAGAAAAACTAGCCTCAAGCTTAAGTGGGGGCGAAAAACACCGCCTAGCCCTTGCAAAACTTATGCTTGAACGCCCAAATTTCTTGCTTTTAGATGAGCCTGATAACCACCTTGATCTTGAAGCGATCATCGCTTTGGGTGAGGCTTTGTTTAATTTTAAAGGTGTGGTGCTTTGTATCAGCCACGATAGAGAGCTTATCAGTGCATTTGCAAACCGCATTTGGCACTTAAAAGACGGCGAGTTGATCGATTTTCGCGGCTCGTTTGAGGAGTATTTGCAAGGAGAATTGTGATGAATACCTATAAAATCAAATACGCAGCTGGTTTTGGACACTATACCCAAAATCACAAAGGCTTTGGACCAACAATTTACATTGAAGAAACTGTGCTTTATGAAAGCACGAAGGATTATTTTGACTATATGGATTTTTATCTTTCGCATTCAAAAAGCGACGATACTTATTTTCATATCTCATTTTTAGAAGATCGCCCTCTAAGCGAGCAAGAACTAAAAACAAGAAATGCTTATCGCAAGCTTCGAGATGAACGCTGTGAAAAGGCTAAGCTTGAGTTCATCGAAAATTCAGAACTTGAAGCTGAATATCATCCTAAGCATGGAGATTAAGCTATAAAAATCTAAATTTTCTCCTTTTAGGAACGATTTTTGCTTGTTTTAAGAGCATATTTTGAAAGGAGAAAAGACTATGCAAGTAAATTACAAAACCATAAGTTCCATGGAATTTGATGTTTTAAGCGGAACTTATAAAAAAGTTGATAAGCAAGTTGAAGACGAATCAGCTTCGCTGTTCTCTCAGCTCATAAACAATGACGCAGAGCAAGAGCAAAACGACTTATCAAAACTAAGCACTGATATTTCAGGCTTTAACACAAGCGATCAGAGTTTTAATGATAGCTTTAACACAGCGCTTCAAAGCTTTCGTTTTAGACAAAGCGAAAATGAGTTTTTAAAGACTCAAAGCCCAGTCAATCAAACACAAGACGAGCAAAAGCAAAATTTAACTGCTGATTTGCTTTCTATGCTTTCTTGATCTAAAAAGCGAATAGCACCGAGCAAAAATAAAATGGATTGCAAACAATGACTTGCAAAAATAAAGCTTTTTCATTGTAAGGCTTTAAAAAAGCCAAAGCAATCCATTCAAAAAAAGCAGAAAATTGCTTCGCAAAATTTACACTTTACACGCAAGAAAGCTTGCTTTTCAAGCCTTACTTAACCTAGCTAAACAAGCCACATAAAATCTTTGAAGTTCAAATGAGTATTATTTTGCAAGAAAAATTGCAAACTTTTTTGCTGATCTTGACTTAAATTCAAATTTATACGCACCTTATCATCTTGAAATTCTGGATAAAATTCAAAGGCATTCTTAAGCAAAAAATGTCTTACTTTATCAAAATCCTTAATCTCAAGGCTTAAAACACTGCTTTTTTTAAACTCAAACTCCACAAGTTTGGCTACAGATATAGCCTCATTTACCGCTTGAGTATAAGCACGCACAAGCCCACCTGTGCCAAGTTTTATACCGCCAAAATAGCGCACAACAATCACCGCCACATTCACAAGCTCG is drawn from Campylobacter sp. MIT 12-8780 and contains these coding sequences:
- a CDS encoding IMPACT family protein, which encodes MKTIEKTYSTQIEIKKSKFIAYLCPFFEFKNLLETLKKEHIKAVHFVYAYRFLNELSQIVEDKSDDNEPKGTSGLPSLNALRGSELVNVAVIVVRYFGGIKLGTGGLVRAYTQAVNEAISVAKLVEFEFKKSSVLSLEIKDFDKVRHFLLKNAFEFYPEFQDDKVRINLNLSQDQQKSLQFFLQNNTHLNFKDFMWLV